In the genome of Acidobacteriota bacterium, the window CGGCGATTTCCATGAACTTGCTGGTAGGCGAGAGGTCGGTCTGCGATTCCACAATCTCGTGCCCCAGCTGGCGGAGGGCCGGATAGAAGTTCGCGCTCCAGAGCCCGCCGTAGAACCGGCGCGGGTCTACCGAGTGGCGAACGGCCGCAAAGATGCGCATCGACTAGGCCAGACCTCTGACGGCGAACAGGTCTGCGTATGGTTCGCGCACCCTCAGCCAGCTTACCTCGAAGCCGTAACTGGCCAGTTGGTCGACCAGCGCCTCACGCGATGCCATCCCGTGATGGGTCTCTACGAACAACGCGCATTGCCGGGGCAATACCGGCAACAGGTGCGGCACCAGCCGCCCCTCCTCGCCCTCGATATCGATCTTGATCAACAAGGCCGCCCCGGGGTCTCCCGATACAAACGCCGCGAAGTCCAGCATGGCCACCTCTATGCCGGCGACGTCGGATTCCCCGGTCCGGCCGGCGTTGCTCGCGGTGGCTGAAAAACGGCACGTGCCATTCCGCGTGGAGACCGCGGCGGCGTGTATCGCAACCTGGCTACCGGTCGAGAGGTTCCGGCGCAAAGGGCCAAGGTTCTCCGGATTCGGCTCGAATACGATCAGGGGCACCCGCGGATAGGTGGACCGGGCCAGCACCGAGAAGAACCCGACGTGCCCGCCGCAATCGAAGACGACCGCTGGCGTGAACGGCACGCGGCCCAGGTCGTACACCGACTCGACGAAGACTTCCTCGAACGACATCAGCTGGCCCAGGTCCGTGGCGCTGACCGTCACTGCCTGGCCGCGCAGCTGCGCCGGCCGCACCCGGATGGTGGGTAACCAACGGCCGACCGTACTTGAAGGATTGTCCCTGGCCCAGCCGAGGAGTGCCAGTGGCAGCCATTGCAGTGGCGAACGGCTGACTCCAACGAAGGCAGCCACGCGTCGGAACCGGCGGAGCAGGGAGAAGGGGGTCATGCGGGGCCAACGATCTCATCGCGGCAGCAGAGCCCGATGGCAATTCGCCACGAACAGGGCGTCTGCGGTGACGAGGGGCCGGCCGAGTGCGGTTCCGCGCGCCAGCGCGTGCAGCGTAAACCCGCGCTCGGCGAGGAACGCCACGACGTCATGAAACAAGCACTGCCCTTCATAGAATTCCCTGAAGCTCACCTCTGCCAGCACGGCGCTGGTGTGCTCGAGGCATCGCGCGGCGCCACGGAGGACGCCCAGCTCGAAGCCCTGTACGTCGAGTTTGATGATCGACGGCAGGGGGCGCGGCCCCTGCTGCTGCCACGCATCGAGCCGCTCGACAGGCACCTGTTCTTGCGCGACCTCATGAATGTGCCACTGCTCCTCACCGGCCCGCGAAAGCGGCAGGAGGCTCGAAGCGTCCGAGAAGCTCGTCACTCGAATCGGCAAGGTGCCCGCCGACTCACCGAGGGCCAGCCGATGCAGCTGCACCCCCTCCACGCTCCGGGTATTCCGCTCGAACCCTTCGTGATGCACCGCGAGTGGTTCGAACGCATGCACCTCCGCGGGGGGATACAGGGCCTTCGCCAGCAGGGTCCACGTGCCCACGTTTGCGCCCACATCGTAGATGACCTTCGGGGCGAGTGGCCGGATCAGCTGAAGCAACTCCATGGAGTCGATATGGTCTTCGGAGAGCCGCGCGGCCACCGTGCCGCGCAGCGTCGCCAGCCGCCGGCGGGCGAGCGAAATCTCGGCGAGCCGCTCGCACAGGAGCCGTGGGTCGTATAGCAGCAGTCGGCGCACGAGTAGTCTAGCTTAGTGCCGCATCTCGGGCCTCGACGACGGCCCCGTCAAAACCTCGGTAAGAAGGTTCCAGGCGGTCTCGTGGGAGAACATCCGTGCCCCGACTTCAAGGGCACGGGCGGCGAGGCGGACGCGGTAATCGGTGTCACCAGCGAGCCGGCCGACGGCCGCCGCCAAGCTGTCGAAGTCTGCGACATCAACGACTTCGGCGACGCCGGGATGCTCCCGGGCCCAACGAACAGCCGAGGAATGTGCGGGGCCGGTGATCAAGAGCGGCAACCCAACGGCGGTGTAGTCGGTTAGCTTGCTTGGGAAACTAAGCTGCACGGGTCCCGCGTCGCCCGGCGCAAATGACATGGGCACGAGCAGCACATCGACTTCCTCCCGCAACCGCTCCATGAGCTCGCGAGAGCTCAACCGCCCGCGGAACTGGACGTTGGCCATGCTGAGCCCACCCAGTGCGGCCTGCTTCGCATCGGTCGAGCCGAACACCAGGACCCGGCCACCGAGGGTCTGCAGTACCTGGGCCACAGCGCCCAGGATTCGGAAGTAGTCGGGCACGTTAAGGGACCCAGCGAAGGCGATCGTCAGCCCAGAGTCGCTGCGCCGCAGACGATCGGGCGGGGCGGCATAAACCGGCACCTCGCGGGATCGTGAAGGGTAGAGCACCTGTCCGTGAGGTCCGTACCGCTGGCGATAGTCGGCCTCCATCCAGGGCGAGACGCACAGGCGCGACGCCGCCGCGCGATAAATTGAGCCGAACTGGAGATTCACTCGGTTGGCGAACGGTGGCGGCAGGGTGGCCACCCTTGGCCAGTCATCATGCACGATCAGGTGGAGCGGCAGCCGCCGCCGCCTGGCGAACTCCGCCGCCGTCACCCACCGGTGTCCGTGGGCGACCGTCAGCACGGCTTCGGGCGAGAAACCGCCCAGCAGCCCGGGAACCTCTCCGGCCCATGACGCTGACCGCAGAGACTGCCAGAGCGACCACCAAGCATGGAGCCGAGTGGTTCTGAGACGCGATCCGCCAGACGCGAGAGTCCGGTACGGGACGCCCCGCACACGACGCCCGGGCTGGGATGGGGCGCTCCCGTCCTCGATCACCATCAGCCGATCCGGGGGGTAGGACTCGAGCAGACGGTAGAGCAACGCCGAGCCGTGCAACGTTGACTCGACCGGCACATCGCCAATGTACACGAGCCGAGGAAGTTGAGGTTCACCCCTCGACGCACTGACTCTCACGGTGCACGGTCCGCACGGACGTGAGCGGCCAGAAACCGCAGTTCGTCGACACGCTTGGGTAGTTTGGGCCCTGGCGGCAAGTCCGCGACCTCGAGAATGCGCTGCCAGCGATGCGCCCAGTCGTGGCGGAGCAGCGAATTAACAACGTTCAGTTGACGGATCTTGGCAATCCGCTCCGGCTGCGCGTCAAGCTCGGCCAGGCTCTGGGCAATGTCGTAAGCGTCAAGCGCTATCGGCACGACTGCATCGTCCCAGTCGAAGTGCTCCCGGAAGGCGTCGCAGTCCGGAGGCTGGCCCAGCAAGACCGCGCCGCCTGCGGTCCCTTCGAACAAGCGGGCACCCAGTTCCTCCTGGCCCCCGGTGATGCCCGAGATGTTGGCGTTGTGACGGTAGGCGATGAAATAGCGGCTGCGTTTGATCAGGTTGGCGAGCAGCCGCCGGTGCTCACGGGGATCGATCACGTCGAAGCCGCTCGCAGTGTCGTACAGGTAGAAAGAACCTCCGCCCTCTGCCTGCGCCAGAAGCGCGCGGTGGGTGACCTCCGATCGACGTCCCATGCTGTAGACATCGACGCAGCGAGGAGGCGCGGGGCGCCCGGGACAGAAGCGCACCGCATCCACGGCGCCCGGCAGCACATGGCAGGGACGTCCAGTAAACGCGGCGAGCGCCTGCACGCTGGATGCCGTATGCACGAAGATGTGGTCAAAGGCCTTCAGGATCTCAAGAAACTGCCGTTCTCGGGGGTCTTCGAACTGCCTGAGCCAGATCTCGCCCAGGAAGCAGATCTTCGTCTTCGCCCGCTCAACCCACCCCTGCAGGTGGTTCAGAACCAACGCCTGGCTTGGGAACATGAAGGCGGCAAAGAAGACGTCGTAGTCCCGACGAACCGACTCCGTCGACACCGTGGTCCGAATCGCATGGGTCCGTCCGGTGGCCCTTGCCACGCGGTTGCGGGCTGTCCGGGCCAGCGTCTGCCACGGCGATCCCTCTCCCTCCGTTACCGGCATGATCATGTCGGCGTCGGTCAGAGAGGCGATGACGTCCTCGAACTCGTACAGACAGCACTGATACACCTTCGCACTGACTCGCCGCTGCGACAGAATCAGTGTCGTGGGCGATGCGGGCACGGCTGTCACTGGAGACCCTCGACACTCATCGCCCGCACCCCAACGCCTCGCGCGCCGCGGTGCAGACGCGCGCCACCTGTTCCCGTGTCAGGCTGAGCGCGGACGGCAGGTTGATCGCGCGAGGGCTAAGACCGTAGCTCACCGTGTTACGCTCCCTCGCAAGCGCCGCCTCCGGTGAGCCCGCGTACGCGGGCAGACTGCTCAACGGGTGAAAGAAGGGACGGCAGTCGATGCCCTTCGCCGCCATCACATCGAGCAGTTCGGTCTTGTCAATCCGGTACCGCTGGTCGAACACCATCGTCACCATCCAATAGCTATTGAGCGTGCCCACCGCCTGATAGTTGAGGCTGATGCCATCGACACGGGAGAGCTCGTCGGCATACCAGGAGAAGATCTCCCGCTTGCGGCCGACGAGTTCGCTGATGCGTTCAAGCTGGGCGGCGCCCAATGCCGCCTGCATCGAGCTCATCTTGTATTTGTAGGCCACCTCGGTGTTGCAGAACAGGCGGTCACCGGGAGCCCGGCCGTGATCACGAAGACGGAGAACACGATCCCGAATATCATCCCGATTCGTCACCAGCATGCCGCCTTCGCCGGTGGTGAGCGTCTTGGAGCCGTGGAAGCTGAACACGCCCGTCTCTCCAAAGCTGCCGGCTTTGCGGCCGCCGAACTCCGAGCCGATCGCCTCAGCGGCGTCCTCGATCATCGCCACCTGGTGCCGTTTGGCCACGGCACCGAGGGCGTCCATATCGGGCATGTTTCCGTACAAGTCGACGGGAATGACCGCTCTGGTGCGCGGCGTGACGCATCGATCGAACGCCGCCGCGTCGAGACACCAAGTCCGGGAGTCGACATCGGCGAACACGGCCGTGGCGCCGACGTAGCTGATCGGCGCCGCGGACGCAATCCAGGTGATCTCAGGAACGATGACCTCGTCGCCGGGGCCAACGTCCAGCGCCAACAGCGCCAAGTGGATCGCGGAAGTGCAGTGAGGAAGGCTGATGGCATGGCGCACGCCGACATAATCGGCAAAGGCCTTTTCGAAGCGATCGTGCCAGCCGTTGGCATTGCCGTACCACGCATTGGTCACCGCGTCGGTGACATAGTCGATTTCCTTGCGCGTGATCCAGGGGCCAGAAACGGGAATGCGCTCCATGCTAGCGCCCTGCAACCCACCGCAGGTCCGGACCAAGCCGGCCCGTTTCCCGCAAGCTCGACAGGGCCTTGACCCTCATGAAATCGGAGTTCCGGAAGCCGGGATCGCCAAACCGCATCCGGGCGAGCCCTGATTTGAGTTCCTGGATCGCCTGCGGCAAATTCACCCTTGGTTGGTGAGCCGGTGCTAACTGCCGGAACAGCTCGAAGCTCACGCGGTAGGAACGCTTATCGGGCACGGCGTCCGGGTTCACCACGGTAACCACACCAGGTATCTCACGGGCAACGGCCTCGGCGAGTTCCTTCACCTGATGGTTCCATTCGTCCATCCCGGTATTGACGATGACCCAATCTCCACCTGCCGCGGCGGACCGCCCGACCGCCCACTCGATCGCCCGAGCCATGTCCCTGACGTGGATGAGCGGGCGCCAGGGCGAGCCGTCACTCAAGATCTCGATTCTGTTCGAGACCAGGGCCGCCGCGACGAAGTCATTCAGGACCAGGTCCAACCGGAGCCGCTCGCTCATTCCGCATGCAGTGGCGAACCGAAGGCACGTAATCTGAAAGTCCTGATGCGCAAGTGGTCGGAGCTGCTCCTCCGCCATTACCTTCGATCGCGCATAGGCAGTGAGCGGGCTGACACTCGAACGTTCGGTCTTGGCGCCCTCTTCGGCATGACCATAGACGCTGCAGCTGGACGCAAAGACGAAACTCCGCGCGCCGCATTCCCTGGCCAGCGCGGCCAGGCGCACGCTCGCTCGCCAGTTGATGTCCAGGGTGAGCTCCTCGTCCAACGTCCCCATGACGTCGTTGGAGATTGCGGCGAGGCTCACCACGGCGTCGACGCCGCGGAGGGTGTCGTGAGTCACGTCGCGCACGTCCATGAACATTTGCCCATCCAGGCGGGTCTCCGGCAGGACGTCCGCCGCTGTCAGGCAATGGGCAAACAATCCGGTGTCAAGACCGACGAGCTGCGCGCGCGGATAGGCGTTCCGAAGCTGCTGCACGACACATGGGCCGACATAACCCATGTTCCCGGTGATCAATATCTTCATGGTTCAGCGGGCTCCAATCGGCTCCCACCACGAGCCGGTGTCACGGCTGGCGCCGTCGCAGGTAACCGCTGGGAGCGACACTGACGGCCAGCTTCGCGTCAATCGCCGCGTCAATCTCAAACTCGGGGTGACCGGCGAGGAACTCCCTCACCGCTGTCTTCGGGTTGTCGCCGGGTCCCCAGGGCCGGTCGGCAAACATTGCACCCGGCATGTCGTCAACGATGGTATCGAAGACGACGCAGTAACTACCAGGCGAGGCCATTGGAGCGTATGCCTCGAGTTCAGCCAGGACGTGTGCGCGCGTATGACTGCTGTCCAGGCAAACCAGAACGGACTTCTTCGTTGACGCTCGCCGGCTCACCTGTGCGATCACCTCGGGCGAGATGCTCGAGCCTTGAATCATCGAGATCCGCTTCGCCATCGGGTGCGCCTCGATGGCCGCTCGATTGTGGGCGCGGATGTCGATGTCGATGCCGATCACTTCGGCGTCGGCCGGGCCGCCGCAAAGGCTGTTCAGCTCGAGGAGACTCGAATAGAGGATGAGCGATCCCCCGTGGGCAATGCCGGTCTCGATGATCAGGTCCGGCTGAAGTGACCAGACCACCTCCTGCATCGCCACTATGTCCTGAGGCAGTTGGATGATGGGCCGCCCCAGCCATCGGAAATTGTAGGTGTACTTGTGCCTCGCGGTCTCGCGAATCCACGCGAGTGAAGCCTCCTTGACGCGGTGATCGGCGCCGAGGCCGCGAATATTGCCGGCCACGTCGTTCTTGAACTGCTCTTCTTGCGGGTTCATCAGTCGCTGCTCCGCGGGTGCCGCGAGGCCCCGGTCTCGTTCGGGGCGCTGGGCGCCGAGTACTTGATGATCTTGCCGGGATTGCCCACCACGACCGCGTGGTCCGGCACGTCTTTCGTCACCACCGCTCCGGCCCCGATGGTTGCCCATCGGCCAATGGACCGTCGCGGCAGGATCGACGCATTCGTCCCGACGAACGTGCCATCACCGATGCGGCAGCAGCCGGACACGCTGACGCCATGCGCGATGAACACCGACTCGCCGACGACGGTTTCGTGCCCGATCAAGGCTCCCATGTGAATGCTGGTGTTATCGCCAAGGGAAACCGCGGCTTGCAGGATCACGGCTTCCTGCACATAAAGCCCCTCGCCAAGGTGGACCATCGTCAGATCGACGTTGGGGTGAATCAGGTTGACCATCCGGCCGCCCGCCCTCTTAATCGCCAGCGTGGTCTCGTGCCTGACCGCCGTGCTGCCAGTGATGAGATTGACGAAGCCAGTATCGGCGCCGGCCAACTCGGGCACCCGCTCAATCCCGCCCAGCACCGGAAATCCCCAGAACCTCGTGCCATGCTTGTGTCGATCGTTGTCCAGGAAACCTGCGAACACGACATTCGCTGTCACGCGCTCGACCGCGCGGACCACCCTGACGGTCTCTGGATTCGAGGCGCCGAGAAGGTAGATGGTCATTGGGTCGTTCTCGTGGGCAGCAGCGGTAGGTTGCGGTCACGCTCGGACAGCTGTGGACTGGCGATGGGCCAAGCGATGTTCAACGCAGGATCATCCCACCGCACGCCCCGCGCCAGCTCTGGCACGAAGGACTCGGACATCATGTAGGACACTTCGCACCCGTCCGTCAAGCACTGGAACCCGTGCGCAAAGCCGGCGGGCACGTACAGCTGGCGCCGGCTTTCGGCGCTCAATTCGAAGCTGGCGTGGTGGCCATAGGTCGCCGAGTCGGTTCGAAGATCGACGATCACGTCCCAGATCGCGCCCGCTGTACATCGCACGAGTTTGACTTCCGATACGGGAGCCGCTTGAAAATGCAGCCCGCGAATCATGCCGCGCGACCGGGTCCGCGTGTGATTGCACTGCGGCCAGCGGGTGTTGAGTCCCTGCGCCGCGAAGGTCCGCTCACAATAGGTCCGGACCAATTCGCCTCGGGCGTCGGCCTGGGGGTCCAGCTCGATCAGCCAGGCACCGAGTAACGGCGTGGGAGTAAACCGCATCTCGATCACCGGATCGCCGGACTCGGTATCGGAATGAGAAACCGACCGCCCCGTTCGCGGTAGGCGCGCTGCTGCGCGAGGATCTCGTCGGCGAAGTTCCAGGTCAGCAGCAAGGTGACGTCCGGCATCCGCTCCAGCAGTTCCGCCGGCGCCACGATCGGCAGGTGTGAACCGGGCGTGAAGCGGCCCTGCTTGTGCGGGCTGCGATCGACCACAAACTCGAGTGTCTCGGCGCCCAAGGCGCAGTAGTTCAGCAGCGTGCTGCCCTTGGCCGAGGCGCCGTACGCGGCAATGCGCCGACCCTGACGTTTCAGGTCCGCCAGCATCGACGTCAGGGAGTACCTGAGCTCCTCCACCGCACGGGCAAAGCCGGCGTAGTAGGACATGGTGGCCACGCCGGCGACCTGCTCTTCCGCGAGCAAGGCGCCAACCGCCGGGGCAACCGGGTGCGCGCCGTGATGTCCAACGAAGACCCGCAGCGAGCCACCATGAATCGCGATCCGCTCGACATTCCAAACCGCGAGACCGTGCCGGCTGAACAATTCGATGAGTGGCGTGAGCGTGAAATAGAACACATGCTCATGGTAGATGGTATCGAACTCGGTCTTGGCAATCAGCTCTGTCGCGTAGGGACACTCGATCACCGCTCGCCCGCCGGGGGCGAGCAACACCCGTAACCCGTCGATGAAGTCATGGACCTCGGGAACGTGGGCGAGGACGTTGTTGGCGAGGACGAGATCGGCCGGGCCGCGCGCCTGCACCAACCGCCGGGCCACGTCCGGCCCGAAGAACTCCGTCCAGGTCTCGATGCCCTTGTCCCGCGCCGCGCGGGCAACGTTGGCTGCCGGCTCGATGCCCACACACGGTACGTTCGCCTGGACGATGTGTTGCAGGAGGTAGCCATCGTTGCTGGCGATTTCGACCACGAAACTGCCCGGCCCCAAGCGGTAGTCCTCGCAGTAGCGATCGGCGGCCTCCTTCGCGTGCCGCATCAGCTCGTCCGAGAAGGAGGAAAAGTACAAGTATTCGGAGAACAACTTCACCGGCGGCACCAAGTCAGCAATCTGCAGGAGCCAGCAACCAGGGCAGACAAACACGCGCAGCGGAAACCTGGGCTCGGAGCTGGCGATGTCCTCGGCCGTCAATAGGTTGTTGGCCAAGGGCTGGACGCCAAGGTCGAGGACGAGTTGGCCATCGGCTCTCCCGCAGGCCAGGCAGGTGTGGGCTGCAGTCACCAGCGCCGCCACGGGGCCTGACCGTTGACGTACATCCGGTCGAGCAATTGCTGCTCGCGAAAGGTGTCCATGCACTGCCAGAATCCGGCGTGGTTGTAGGCGTTCAACTGGCCGCACTTCGCCAGGGTCTGCAACGGCTCGCGCTCCAGCACGCAGTCGTCGCCGGTCAGATAGCCGCCGATGCGCTTGTCCATCACGAAGAAGCCGCCGCTGATGAACGCCGCCTCCGTCTCAGGCTTTTCGTGGAAACCCACAATCGTCTGGCCATCCATCGCCAGTTCGCCGAAGCGCCCGGTGGGGTGCACAACCGTCACCGTGGCAATCTTGCCCTGCGACTCGTGGGCCCGGATCGAGGCGTTGATGTCGCTGTCGGTCACACCGTCGCCGTAGGTGAAGAGAAACGTATCCTCGTCGACGTAGGGGAGGGCTCGGCGCAGACGGCCGCCGGTCTGGGTGTCCTGTCCCGTATCGAGTAGAGTGACCGTCCAGTTCTCTTCTTCGGGCGGGTTGTGATACCTGATCTCCGGTTGGCGCCCCAGCCTGAGCGTAACGTCGCTCATGCTCCAGAGGTAGTTCCGGAAATACTCCTTGATGACTTCGCCCTTGTAACCTAAGCACAGGATGAAATCCGTGTGCCCGTGGTGGGCATACAGCTTCATGATGTGCCAGAGAATCGGGCGTCCCCCGATGGGCACCATCGGCTTGGGGCGGAATTCGGTCTCCTCCCGCAACCGCGTCCCCAGACCGCCGCAGAGAATCACGACTTTCATGGCTGTGCCAGCCTCCTGCTGTCCCACGCCCCAACGATCTCCCGGATCGTGACGGGAAGCGACTTGGTCAGGTCCCACTTGGGATAGTGCGCCCGCATCTTGCGCAAGTCCGAGTAATAGCAAACGTGGTCGCCGACGCGAGGTTGCTCCAGGTAGGCGTAGACTTGCGCTTTGCCGGTGAAGCCCTCGGTGATCGCGAACGCCTCGAGAATCGAGCAGGCGTTGTCCTTGCCGCCA includes:
- a CDS encoding transferase, whose amino-acid sequence is MTIYLLGASNPETVRVVRAVERVTANVVFAGFLDNDRHKHGTRFWGFPVLGGIERVPELAGADTGFVNLITGSTAVRHETTLAIKRAGGRMVNLIHPNVDLTMVHLGEGLYVQEAVILQAAVSLGDNTSIHMGALIGHETVVGESVFIAHGVSVSGCCRIGDGTFVGTNASILPRRSIGRWATIGAGAVVTKDVPDHAVVVGNPGKIIKYSAPSAPNETGASRHPRSSD
- a CDS encoding SDR family oxidoreductase; its protein translation is MKILITGNMGYVGPCVVQQLRNAYPRAQLVGLDTGLFAHCLTAADVLPETRLDGQMFMDVRDVTHDTLRGVDAVVSLAAISNDVMGTLDEELTLDINWRASVRLAALARECGARSFVFASSCSVYGHAEEGAKTERSSVSPLTAYARSKVMAEEQLRPLAHQDFQITCLRFATACGMSERLRLDLVLNDFVAAALVSNRIEILSDGSPWRPLIHVRDMARAIEWAVGRSAAAGGDWVIVNTGMDEWNHQVKELAEAVAREIPGVVTVVNPDAVPDKRSYRVSFELFRQLAPAHQPRVNLPQAIQELKSGLARMRFGDPGFRNSDFMRVKALSSLRETGRLGPDLRWVAGR
- a CDS encoding class I SAM-dependent methyltransferase; amino-acid sequence: MVTAAHTCLACGRADGQLVLDLGVQPLANNLLTAEDIASSEPRFPLRVFVCPGCWLLQIADLVPPVKLFSEYLYFSSFSDELMRHAKEAADRYCEDYRLGPGSFVVEIASNDGYLLQHIVQANVPCVGIEPAANVARAARDKGIETWTEFFGPDVARRLVQARGPADLVLANNVLAHVPEVHDFIDGLRVLLAPGGRAVIECPYATELIAKTEFDTIYHEHVFYFTLTPLIELFSRHGLAVWNVERIAIHGGSLRVFVGHHGAHPVAPAVGALLAEEQVAGVATMSYYAGFARAVEELRYSLTSMLADLKRQGRRIAAYGASAKGSTLLNYCALGAETLEFVVDRSPHKQGRFTPGSHLPIVAPAELLERMPDVTLLLTWNFADEILAQQRAYRERGGRFLIPIPSPAIR
- the rfbF gene encoding glucose-1-phosphate cytidylyltransferase, which produces MKVVILCGGLGTRLREETEFRPKPMVPIGGRPILWHIMKLYAHHGHTDFILCLGYKGEVIKEYFRNYLWSMSDVTLRLGRQPEIRYHNPPEEENWTVTLLDTGQDTQTGGRLRRALPYVDEDTFLFTYGDGVTDSDINASIRAHESQGKIATVTVVHPTGRFGELAMDGQTIVGFHEKPETEAAFISGGFFVMDKRIGGYLTGDDCVLEREPLQTLAKCGQLNAYNHAGFWQCMDTFREQQLLDRMYVNGQAPWRRW
- the rfbC gene encoding dTDP-4-dehydrorhamnose 3,5-epimerase; translation: MRFTPTPLLGAWLIELDPQADARGELVRTYCERTFAAQGLNTRWPQCNHTRTRSRGMIRGLHFQAAPVSEVKLVRCTAGAIWDVIVDLRTDSATYGHHASFELSAESRRQLYVPAGFAHGFQCLTDGCEVSYMMSESFVPELARGVRWDDPALNIAWPIASPQLSERDRNLPLLPTRTTQ
- a CDS encoding FkbM family methyltransferase; this translates as MTPFSLLRRFRRVAAFVGVSRSPLQWLPLALLGWARDNPSSTVGRWLPTIRVRPAQLRGQAVTVSATDLGQLMSFEEVFVESVYDLGRVPFTPAVVFDCGGHVGFFSVLARSTYPRVPLIVFEPNPENLGPLRRNLSTGSQVAIHAAAVSTRNGTCRFSATASNAGRTGESDVAGIEVAMLDFAAFVSGDPGAALLIKIDIEGEEGRLVPHLLPVLPRQCALFVETHHGMASREALVDQLASYGFEVSWLRVREPYADLFAVRGLA
- a CDS encoding cephalosporin hydroxylase family protein codes for the protein MNPQEEQFKNDVAGNIRGLGADHRVKEASLAWIRETARHKYTYNFRWLGRPIIQLPQDIVAMQEVVWSLQPDLIIETGIAHGGSLILYSSLLELNSLCGGPADAEVIGIDIDIRAHNRAAIEAHPMAKRISMIQGSSISPEVIAQVSRRASTKKSVLVCLDSSHTRAHVLAELEAYAPMASPGSYCVVFDTIVDDMPGAMFADRPWGPGDNPKTAVREFLAGHPEFEIDAAIDAKLAVSVAPSGYLRRRQP
- a CDS encoding FkbM family methyltransferase translates to MRRLLLYDPRLLCERLAEISLARRRLATLRGTVAARLSEDHIDSMELLQLIRPLAPKVIYDVGANVGTWTLLAKALYPPAEVHAFEPLAVHHEGFERNTRSVEGVQLHRLALGESAGTLPIRVTSFSDASSLLPLSRAGEEQWHIHEVAQEQVPVERLDAWQQQGPRPLPSIIKLDVQGFELGVLRGAARCLEHTSAVLAEVSFREFYEGQCLFHDVVAFLAERGFTLHALARGTALGRPLVTADALFVANCHRALLPR
- a CDS encoding glycosyltransferase; this encodes MTAVPASPTTLILSQRRVSAKVYQCCLYEFEDVIASLTDADMIMPVTEGEGSPWQTLARTARNRVARATGRTHAIRTTVSTESVRRDYDVFFAAFMFPSQALVLNHLQGWVERAKTKICFLGEIWLRQFEDPRERQFLEILKAFDHIFVHTASSVQALAAFTGRPCHVLPGAVDAVRFCPGRPAPPRCVDVYSMGRRSEVTHRALLAQAEGGGSFYLYDTASGFDVIDPREHRRLLANLIKRSRYFIAYRHNANISGITGGQEELGARLFEGTAGGAVLLGQPPDCDAFREHFDWDDAVVPIALDAYDIAQSLAELDAQPERIAKIRQLNVVNSLLRHDWAHRWQRILEVADLPPGPKLPKRVDELRFLAAHVRADRAP
- a CDS encoding DegT/DnrJ/EryC1/StrS family aminotransferase; translation: MERIPVSGPWITRKEIDYVTDAVTNAWYGNANGWHDRFEKAFADYVGVRHAISLPHCTSAIHLALLALDVGPGDEVIVPEITWIASAAPISYVGATAVFADVDSRTWCLDAAAFDRCVTPRTRAVIPVDLYGNMPDMDALGAVAKRHQVAMIEDAAEAIGSEFGGRKAGSFGETGVFSFHGSKTLTTGEGGMLVTNRDDIRDRVLRLRDHGRAPGDRLFCNTEVAYKYKMSSMQAALGAAQLERISELVGRKREIFSWYADELSRVDGISLNYQAVGTLNSYWMVTMVFDQRYRIDKTELLDVMAAKGIDCRPFFHPLSSLPAYAGSPEAALARERNTVSYGLSPRAINLPSALSLTREQVARVCTAAREALGCGR